The genomic interval CAAAAAGCGTTGATTCTTGAAAAAAGTTATCAAACTGAATTAAATAGTAAATTATTAGAAAAAAATAACAACACAGGAAAAAGATTTAGAGTAACTTATTTGGCTTCAGATATAGAAGAAGATAGCTCAAGTCAAGGAACCATACTTTCGGTAGAAAAAATTTAAAAACGCACTAAAAAACCAAAGCCTTTTCATTCCCGAAAAGGCTTTTTTATGCCCTAAACTTTTCCTAAAACTCCTAGCGCAAAAGGCTGGCACCTTTATCTTTAAGAAAAAACTAATTACCCTTGAAAAAACCACTCCTAGAATTTACAGATAAAGGCATCTATTGCCCTCCAGCAAAAGTCTATCTCGATCCTTGGAAACCGGTTGACAAGGCACTTATAACCCACGGCCACGCAGATCACAGCCGTTGGGGTCACAAAAAATACATTACGCACGAGAGCAACGTCCCTATAATTTTTCATCGTTTAGGAGATATAAATGTTTCTGGAGTACGCTTTCGCGAAAGCGTAAACATCAACAACGTAAAATTCACCTTTCATCCTGCTGGGCACATTCCTGGTTCTAGTCAAATTCGGGTAGAACACAAAGGGGAAGTTTGGGTATTCACGGGTGATTACAAAACAGAAAACGACGGAATATCACAACCCTACGAACCCGTAAAATGTGACACGTTTATTACGGAATGTACCTTTGGCTTACCCGCTTTTAAATGGACTCCGCAGGATGAAGTCATGCGGGATATCAATGAATGGTGGGCACAAAATAAAGCAGATGGTAAGTGCTCTGTGTTATTTGCCTACAGCTTAGGTAAAGCTCAACGATTACTGAAACACTTGGACCCAAACATCGGAAAAATACTTACACATGGCGCGGTAGAAAAAATGACTGCCGTATTGCGTCCCATGATTGACATGCCTGCGACAGAATTGATTACAAGAGACACGCCAAAGGCAGATTTTAAAGGTAGCCTTGTTATTGCTCCACCGGCAACACACGGCAGTACATGGATACGTAAAATGGTTCCTTACGTTACTGCAAGCGCAAGTGGATGGATGGCATTTCGAGGTGCACGTAGACGTAGAGCAATAGACAAAGGGTTTGTAATGAGTGATCACTGTGACTGGCCATCACTATTAGAGAGTATAAAAGAAACGGGCGCAGAAAAAATCATTTGTACACACGGTTACACAGATATCTTTTCAAAATATTTACGCAGTATAGGATACGATGCGCGCACAGAAGAAACCCAATATGAGGGAGAAAGTATAGATGACAAGAGTAAAGAAGATGAACTTAAAAGCGAGACACTTGAAACCTCAACTTAATAAAGGGCAAGCCTTAAGATAATTACATGGAGAAAGTGCAAAATATAGCAACACCACCGTTAACAGAAACTAAAGAGATTTCGGGTATGCAACTCTTTGCGTCGCTCATTAAGATGCTAGACTCTACCAATAAAACAAACGAGAAAGTAAAAGCTCTAGCCCATTACTTTATAGAAGCACCAGACACAGACAAAGTCTGGACAATTGCCATACTCTCTCACAGAAGACCCCCTCGCCCAGTAAACACTACCCTGCTTAGAGAATGGGCTAGTGAGCTTGCAAACATACCGCTGTGGCTCTTTGAGGAGAGCTATCATATTGTAGGCGATCTAGCAGAAACCATTGCGCTTGTGGTTCCCGCGGCTACAGACTCATCAGAAAAGTCGCTTACGCAGTTTTTAGAAGAAATGATTGCGCTCAAGAAAAAGAGCGATAAGGAAAAGAAGGAGTACCTCTTTGAAAACTGGGCAAATTTAAATTACTACGAGCGTTTTGTATTTACTAAATTAATTACAGGTGGTTTTCGTATAGGAGTGAGTCAAAAGCTTATGACAAGAGCGTTGTCTCAAGCAACTGCTATAGATGAAGATGAGCTTGCTTATAAATTAATGGGAGATTGGAAACCACAAACCGTCACCTTTCATGATCTTGTGATAGAAGAAGACGCTAGCCAGCAATACTCAAGACCCTATCCATTTTACCTTGCCTATGCCATTGAAGAAGATCCGGCAGATCTAGGTGATGTAACAGATTTTCTTGCAGAACACAAATGGGATGGTATACGCTCACAAACCATTTTTAGAAATGGAGAGATGTATATCTGGTCACGAGGAGAGGAGTTGGTAACAGACAAGTATCCGGAGTTACAGGCTTTACTAGAAATTATTCCAGACGGGACCGTTATAGATGGAGAGCTATTGCCATTTTATGACGGACAAATAGGTACTTTTAATGATTTACAACAGCGTATTGGACGTAAAACTGTAAGTAAAAAAATGCTCAAAGATGTGCCGGTTATTATCAAGGCATATGACATTTTAGAGTGGGAAGGAAAAGATATACGTGAGACCGCTTTTGCAAAAAGAAGAGAAATTCTAGAAAAATTATATCAAGATGTAGCCGCAGAAGCACTTCCACTAAGGCTATCAGAAACGTTAGAATTTGATAGCTGGGAGACAATGGCTATAGAGCGTAGTAAAAGTAGAGAGATGCGTTCTGAAGGTTTAATGATAAAACGTAAGGACAGTCCTTACAGAGTAGGTAGAAAAAAAGGCGATTGGTGGAAGTGGAAGGTAGATCCGCTCACCATTGATGCGGTTCTCACTTACGCTATGCGTGGCCACGGGAGAAGAAGTAACCTCTTTACCGATTATACTTTCGGTTTATGGAATGAAGACAAGAGCGAACTCGTAACATTTGCAAAGGCCTACTCAGGACTAACAGACGCAGAGTTCAGAAAAGTGGATGCTTGGATAAAACGCAATACTTTAGAACGGTTTGGTCCCGTGCGTTCTGTTACTCCGCATCACGTGTTTGAGATTGCTTTTGAAGGTATTGCACTATCAAAAAGACATAAAAGTGGTATTGCCACTCGCTTCCCGCGTATACTTCGCTGGAGACAAGACAAAAAAATTGACGAGGCAAATAGTTTAGAAGATCTTAAAAGTATGATTCCGAAATAAAATTTTCTTCTCTTAAACGAAAAACGTGGAAAGGTTAATAATATGAAAATGAAATTTCACGATATTCAAGAAATTAAATACTAAATGAAAAGCGCAATTAAAATATTTCTTTTTGTCATTATAGTAATCATTTTTCATTTCTTAATAGAATTATTATATCGAACAGTTTTATATTCGATAACTAACATTTATAATTTTGAAAAGATCCAAAGAATGGCTATTAGAATGAGTTCGTATCATATAGTTTTTAACTTTTTTCAAATACCGTTCTTATTCATATTGTGTTTTAATATTAATAAGCTATCAAGAATATTCTTCTTAAATTTTCTATTCGTCCTTTTAATGTGTGTTTTTTGGATACCATCTGGTCCCTTTAATTCAAATTGGTATCTTAAATATAGGTTCAGTTTATCTTTATCATCGCTTATTTTATTTATAATTTCTATATTTTACCAACCTAGATATTTGCAACTTAGTAATTGGGTTTCTAAATTTAATTGACAAAAAAAGACTTACTACATATAGCCGAATCTTGGTTTGAGTCGCAAGACTGGAAACCCTTTCCCTTTCAAAAGCAGACTTGGAAGGCCTTTCTCTCAGGGAAAAATGGGCTTCTAAATGCGCCTACAGGAAGCGGAAAAACGTATGCGCTTTGGTTTCCTATAGTGTTGAATTACATTAAAAAAAATCCAGAATATAAAACTAAACACAAGAAGGGATTAAAGGCCATATGGATCACCCCACTTAGATCCCTTTCAAACGAGATCGAACTTTCTGCCACGCGAATAACCAGTGATCTAGGCACACAAATGACAGTGGGCATTCGTAATGGAGATACCCCACAGTCTGAAAGAGCGAAGCAAAAACGCTCCATGCCTGATTTATTAATTACCACCCCAGAAAGTTTGATGCTACTGCTAGCCTCAAAAGGGTATGAAAAAGTTTTCAAAGATTGTAGTGCAATTGTTGTTGACGAGTGGCACGAACTTCTAGGTACAAAACGTGGAGTGCAAATGGAACTGGCTCTTAGTAGACTCAAGTCCATAGCAAGCGAAATGCGTATTTGGGGTATTTCGGCAACGATTGGTAATTTAGAACAAGCCAAAGATGTTTTGCTGGGACTTCCCGAAAATCAAACGGAAGATCGTAAAATACTAGATGACCGCTTTCGCGAAAGCGTAATTATCAAAGCGAACATTAAGAAAAAAATTACCGTAAAATCGATTATTCCAGAAACTATGGAAACCTTTCCTTGGAGAGGTCACCTCGGTATTCACTTGCTCGAGTACGTAATCCCGATTATTAACGCCAGTAAAACTACCTTACTTTTTACGAACACAAGAAGTCAGTGTGAGATTTGGTTTCAACGTATTCTTGCCGCACATCCAGAATATGCGGGAGAGATTGCCATGCATCACGGGAGTATTAACAAGGAAACGCGCACGTGGGTAGAAGGCGCCATACGTAACGCCTCTTTAAAAGCTGTAGTGTGTACGTCAAGTCTTGACTTAGGCGTCGACTTTGCCCCGGTAGAAACTATCATACAGATAGGAGGCCCTAAAGGTGTTGCTCGTTTTTTACAACGTGCAGGACGTTCTGGACACAGCCCTGGGAAAGAAAGTGTTATTTACTTTTTACCCACCCACGCTATAGAATTGGTTGAAGCTTCGGCATTACAGCGCGCTGTTAAAGAGAATACAGTAGAAGATCGTATTCCGTATTTAAACAGCTTTGATGTCTTGATACAATACCTCGTGACACTAGCGGTATCTGATGGGTTTTTACCTGAGGATATCTGGCCAGAGATACAAGGAACCTTCTGTTTTCAAGCGATGAGTAAGGAACAATGGGAATGGTGCCTCAATTTCATCACCATGGGTGCTCAATCTCTTCAGGCTTATGACGAATATAAAAAAGTTGAAATTCTAGAAGATGGACGCTTTAAGGTAAATTCTCGTATGGTGGCTATGCGACATCGTTTACAAATAGGTACGATTGTGAGTGATGCTAGCATGCTTGTAAAATTTCAGTCTGGTGGATACATAGGTACTATCGAAGAGTTTTTTGTAAGCAAACTCACTCGTGGTGATGTGTTCACTTTTTCTGGACGGACATTAGAATTTATTCGGATTAAAAACACAGAAGTACACGTAAAAAATAGCCGCAAAAAAACCAACCGAGTACCCTCCTGGGCGGGTGGTCGTATGACCTTTAGTAGTCAGATGTCTCAATTATTACGTGAGGAATTGTATACGGGGAATTCGCTTTCGCGAAAGCGATCTCCAGAAATCAACGCTTTAGAACATATTTTTCGCCGTCAAAAGGAGGAAAGTATGATCCCAAGTGCTGATCAGTTTTTAATTGAGACTTTCAAGTCCCGAGAAGGGTATCATCACGTTTTCTATCCATTTGAAGGAAGATTTGTGCACGAAGCCATGGGAAGTTTGCTGGGATATCGCGTGAGTTTGTTAGATCCAATTACTTTTTCTCTGGCATTTAATGATTATGGATTTGAGCTGCTTTCTGACCAACAGATCGATATCCAGCAGCTGCTAGACAACGACTTATTTTCAACCGAATATGTACACGATGACCTCCAAAATAGTCTAAATGCCACAGAAATGGCACGCCGTAAATTTCGTGATATAGCTGTTATTTCTGGCTTGGTATTCACGGGATTTCCAAACAAACAAATCAAGCAAAAACACCTGCAAAGTAGTAGTCAGCTATTTTTTGATGTTTTCCGGGATTATGAGGCAGATAATTTATTGTTTCAGCAGGCTTTTAGAGAGACCTTTGAGCATCAATTAGAAGAAGGCCGTTTGCAAGAAGCGTTAGAACGCATTGCCACACAAGAAATCGTATGGATGGATTGTGAAAACCCAACGCCGCTTAGTTTTCCAATTATTACAGACCGCTTACGCGAAAAATTAAGTAGTGAAAAACTCGCCGACCGTATCAAAAAGATGACGGCAAAGTTGATGAAGAAAAAGAAGTAATAGCCCTACGAAAGTTTGTACTAAAAGTAAATATCTTGCGCCAATCTAAACGTATTTGCGTGTGCGTCAATTATCACTTTTATGTCTCGAGAATAGCCACCTCCCATACTGCATTGCACAGGAATTTTTAAATCGTGACAAGTTTGCAAAACAAACCGATCGCGCTCTTTACAACCTTCAATACTACATCCCAGTTTACCCAATTTGTCACTCGCCAAAATATCAACACCGCATAAATAGAAGATAAAATCTGGTTGTTGGTCTTTGATAAGATTTGGTAATGTTTTTTTGAGAATAGTGAGATATTCTTCATCACCTGTGTGGGTTTCTAGTGCAATATCAAGATCTGAGATCTCTTTTCTAAAAGGATAGTTTGCCTTACCGTGCATAGAAAAAGTAAACACCGAATCGTCACCCGTAAAAATCTCTGCCGTTCCATTACCTTGATGAACATCGAGGTCTACAATGAGAATCTTTTTTGCAAGCTCGTTTGCCTGTAAATATCGCGCAGCAATCGCTTGGTCGTTGAGAAGACAAAACGCCTCTCCGTGATCTGTATAAGCGTGGTGTGTACCTCCCGCAATATTCATAGCAATCCCATTTTCTAGCGCATAGTGGCACCCATCAATGGTACCTTGAGTGATGATTAATTCTCTATCTACCAGTTCTTTTGAAAGCGGAAAACCAGTTTTTCGTTGCGCCTTTGGAGTTATTTGTAAACTTTTTAGGTTGGTTAGATATTCTTTGGTGTGACATCTTAGAATATCAATATCATTTGCAGTATTCGGTTTAAAAAAATTCTCTTCAAAGCAGGTTCCTTCATGTAAGAGTTGGCGCGGCAATAAATCATATTTCTCCATAGGAAACCGATGCCCTTCTGGAAGTGGATGCTTGTAAATAGGGTGGAATGCGATTTTGAGCATTATATAATTTATAGTACACAAACAAAGATACAGCCATTTGTCATTTCGAGCTTGTCGAGAAATCACATTTGAGTAAGCAAACCATCTAACTTAAAAAAATAGCTGTTACTTTAACCCCTCGACAGCATTGAGGTGACTACGGCTAATAAGAAAAATTTAAGTTTTCTAACAACTACACTCTTTAGCCACTTGTGTGATCTCTCCTATTGTCGAGATGACAATCGTTCGTCATTTCGAGCCTGCCGAGATATCGCATTTAAGTGAGTGCACAAAAAAGCTACTTGTGAGACCTCTCGATAAGCTCAATGTGATTAAAATCTTTACTTCTCCAACTTCAATTGTATCCTCTTTCTTGCGATATCTACTTCCAGTACTTTAACGATCACCTGCTGTTGTAAGCTTATGTGTGCCGAAACATCAGAAACAAAACCATCTACAAGGTTTGAAATATGTATAAGGCCGCTTTCTTTAATACCTATGTCTACAAAGGCTCCAAAAGCTGTTACATTATTTACAATCCCTGGCAGTAACTGTCCAGACTGTACATCTTCTATGGTGCGTATGTTTTGATTAAAAGTAAACACCTTTGCTTTTTCTCTAATGTCTAGACCAGGCTTTTCTAGTTCGCTTATAATATCGGTGAGTGTAGGAAGTCCTACCTCATCGATTACATATTTTTGAAGGTCTATTGATTTTAGAAGGCTTGTATTTCCTATCATTTCGGCAACAGAGACTTTTTGATCTTTGGCGATGCTTGCAACCAACTTATATCTTTCTGGATGTACAGACGAATTATCTAATGGATTTTCGGCACCAGTGATTCTTAAAAAGCCTGCCGCTTGTACGAATGCTTTTTCTCCCAGACGTGGTACCTTTTTAATCTCTTGACGTGTTTTGAAGGGTCCTTCGCTTTCGCGAAAGCGTACTACACCCTCAGCCAGTTTTGGTCCAATACCTGACACATAACTCAATAGCGGAGCACTTGCCGTATTTATATTCACTCCCACGGCATTTACACAGTTTTCTACCGTTTGATCTAGTGATTTTTGAAGTGCGGTCTGGTCTACGTCGTGTTGATATTGTCCGACACCTATAGATTTAGCATCAATCTTCACAAGCTCAGCTAGCGGGTCTTGCAACCTGCGACCTATGGAAACTGCGCCGCGTACCGTCACATCATAATTAGGAAACTCATCACGGGCAATCTTACTTGCACTATAGATAGAAGCACCCGCCTCGCTCACGACAAAAACTTCCATCGCATTCTTAAAATGGATGCGTTTTACAAGTCGCTCCGTCTCGCGGGAAGCCGTACCATTACCGATGGCAATTGCCTCCATTTTATAAGCATCTGTAAGGCTAGCTATTTTCTTAATAGCACCTTTTTCATCATTTTTAGGGGCGTGTGGATAAATGGTTTCATTGTGCAGTAGTTGTCCTTGTGCATCAATACACACGAGCTTGCAGCCTGTCCGAAATCCTGGATCTAGTGCAAGAATACGTTTCTCACCTAGCGGCGAACCAAGGAGTAATTGTTTTAAATTTTTTGCAAAAACCTGAATAGCAGTTTCGTCTGCTGTTTTCTTTGCTTCAGATAGCGTTTCATTAGAAAGTGCTGGAAATAAAAGTCGTTTGTAAGCATCTTTTATCGCAAGCTCAATTTGAGTGGCGCTATCGCCGCGAGAGCGTATGAGTTTGCGTTCTATTTTCTCCAGTGCGCGCTCATCGTCTATTACAACTTTTACACGAATGTAGCCTTCACTTTCTGCTCTTAGAATGGCGAGTAGTCTATGTGACGGACAGCGATTAAGCGATTCTGACCAGTCAAAGTAATCACGGAATTTCTGAGCCTTTTCATCATCTGCCATCTTCTTAACCACTTTGGTTTCAATGGTGGCAAATCGCTTCAACTGCTCACGTATATTGTTACGTATATCTACACGCTCATTAATCCACTCGGCTATAATGTGACGTGCTCCTTCTAGCGCACTTTGTGTATCTGGAACCTCC from Dokdonia sp. Hel_I_53 carries:
- a CDS encoding ligase-associated DNA damage response exonuclease, whose product is MKKPLLEFTDKGIYCPPAKVYLDPWKPVDKALITHGHADHSRWGHKKYITHESNVPIIFHRLGDINVSGVRFRESVNINNVKFTFHPAGHIPGSSQIRVEHKGEVWVFTGDYKTENDGISQPYEPVKCDTFITECTFGLPAFKWTPQDEVMRDINEWWAQNKADGKCSVLFAYSLGKAQRLLKHLDPNIGKILTHGAVEKMTAVLRPMIDMPATELITRDTPKADFKGSLVIAPPATHGSTWIRKMVPYVTASASGWMAFRGARRRRAIDKGFVMSDHCDWPSLLESIKETGAEKIICTHGYTDIFSKYLRSIGYDARTEETQYEGESIDDKSKEDELKSETLETST
- a CDS encoding ATP-dependent DNA ligase → MQLFASLIKMLDSTNKTNEKVKALAHYFIEAPDTDKVWTIAILSHRRPPRPVNTTLLREWASELANIPLWLFEESYHIVGDLAETIALVVPAATDSSEKSLTQFLEEMIALKKKSDKEKKEYLFENWANLNYYERFVFTKLITGGFRIGVSQKLMTRALSQATAIDEDELAYKLMGDWKPQTVTFHDLVIEEDASQQYSRPYPFYLAYAIEEDPADLGDVTDFLAEHKWDGIRSQTIFRNGEMYIWSRGEELVTDKYPELQALLEIIPDGTVIDGELLPFYDGQIGTFNDLQQRIGRKTVSKKMLKDVPVIIKAYDILEWEGKDIRETAFAKRREILEKLYQDVAAEALPLRLSETLEFDSWETMAIERSKSREMRSEGLMIKRKDSPYRVGRKKGDWWKWKVDPLTIDAVLTYAMRGHGRRSNLFTDYTFGLWNEDKSELVTFAKAYSGLTDAEFRKVDAWIKRNTLERFGPVRSVTPHHVFEIAFEGIALSKRHKSGIATRFPRILRWRQDKKIDEANSLEDLKSMIPK
- a CDS encoding ligase-associated DNA damage response DEXH box helicase — its product is MTKKDLLHIAESWFESQDWKPFPFQKQTWKAFLSGKNGLLNAPTGSGKTYALWFPIVLNYIKKNPEYKTKHKKGLKAIWITPLRSLSNEIELSATRITSDLGTQMTVGIRNGDTPQSERAKQKRSMPDLLITTPESLMLLLASKGYEKVFKDCSAIVVDEWHELLGTKRGVQMELALSRLKSIASEMRIWGISATIGNLEQAKDVLLGLPENQTEDRKILDDRFRESVIIKANIKKKITVKSIIPETMETFPWRGHLGIHLLEYVIPIINASKTTLLFTNTRSQCEIWFQRILAAHPEYAGEIAMHHGSINKETRTWVEGAIRNASLKAVVCTSSLDLGVDFAPVETIIQIGGPKGVARFLQRAGRSGHSPGKESVIYFLPTHAIELVEASALQRAVKENTVEDRIPYLNSFDVLIQYLVTLAVSDGFLPEDIWPEIQGTFCFQAMSKEQWEWCLNFITMGAQSLQAYDEYKKVEILEDGRFKVNSRMVAMRHRLQIGTIVSDASMLVKFQSGGYIGTIEEFFVSKLTRGDVFTFSGRTLEFIRIKNTEVHVKNSRKKTNRVPSWAGGRMTFSSQMSQLLREELYTGNSLSRKRSPEINALEHIFRRQKEESMIPSADQFLIETFKSREGYHHVFYPFEGRFVHEAMGSLLGYRVSLLDPITFSLAFNDYGFELLSDQQIDIQQLLDNDLFSTEYVHDDLQNSLNATEMARRKFRDIAVISGLVFTGFPNKQIKQKHLQSSSQLFFDVFRDYEADNLLFQQAFRETFEHQLEEGRLQEALERIATQEIVWMDCENPTPLSFPIITDRLREKLSSEKLADRIKKMTAKLMKKKK
- a CDS encoding histone deacetylase, with product MLKIAFHPIYKHPLPEGHRFPMEKYDLLPRQLLHEGTCFEENFFKPNTANDIDILRCHTKEYLTNLKSLQITPKAQRKTGFPLSKELVDRELIITQGTIDGCHYALENGIAMNIAGGTHHAYTDHGEAFCLLNDQAIAARYLQANELAKKILIVDLDVHQGNGTAEIFTGDDSVFTFSMHGKANYPFRKEISDLDIALETHTGDEEYLTILKKTLPNLIKDQQPDFIFYLCGVDILASDKLGKLGCSIEGCKERDRFVLQTCHDLKIPVQCSMGGGYSRDIKVIIDAHANTFRLAQDIYF
- a CDS encoding Tex family protein, whose protein sequence is MEVLQYVIKSSGLSEKGVKNTLDLLSEDCTLPFIARYRKEATGGLDEVEIGKIIELKEQYETLEKRKKSIFKSLEEQDVLTSELKDKIEKTLDLTTLEDLYLPYKKKRKTKAETARVNGLEPLAKIIMSQNAQDPEGLAHRYTNKEVPDTQSALEGARHIIAEWINERVDIRNNIREQLKRFATIETKVVKKMADDEKAQKFRDYFDWSESLNRCPSHRLLAILRAESEGYIRVKVVIDDERALEKIERKLIRSRGDSATQIELAIKDAYKRLLFPALSNETLSEAKKTADETAIQVFAKNLKQLLLGSPLGEKRILALDPGFRTGCKLVCIDAQGQLLHNETIYPHAPKNDEKGAIKKIASLTDAYKMEAIAIGNGTASRETERLVKRIHFKNAMEVFVVSEAGASIYSASKIARDEFPNYDVTVRGAVSIGRRLQDPLAELVKIDAKSIGVGQYQHDVDQTALQKSLDQTVENCVNAVGVNINTASAPLLSYVSGIGPKLAEGVVRFRESEGPFKTRQEIKKVPRLGEKAFVQAAGFLRITGAENPLDNSSVHPERYKLVASIAKDQKVSVAEMIGNTSLLKSIDLQKYVIDEVGLPTLTDIISELEKPGLDIREKAKVFTFNQNIRTIEDVQSGQLLPGIVNNVTAFGAFVDIGIKESGLIHISNLVDGFVSDVSAHISLQQQVIVKVLEVDIARKRIQLKLEK